From one Streptomyces sp. CA-210063 genomic stretch:
- a CDS encoding stage II sporulation protein M, which translates to MDLDVFVSAHRAEWDRLDALLRRQRRLNGAEVDELVALYQRTATHLSLIQSSAPDPQLTGRLSQLVARARSAVTGNRRASWRDVTRFLTHGFPAAVYRSRHWWVPTALLSTLVAVLLGWWIGIHPEVQATLAAPDELREMTRPGGQYETYYSSHPAASFAAQVWTNNAQAAAMCLVLGIFLGLPVLWILLLNMLNLGVGIGLMSSAGRLDVFLGLILPHGLLELTAVFVAAGTGLRLGWTVIDPGPRTRRSALAEEGRAALGMAIGLALVLFVSGAIEGFVTPSGLPTWARISIGVLAELAFLAYVYVLGGRAVRAGDTGDVEEHERSAAVPTAA; encoded by the coding sequence ATGGACCTCGATGTCTTCGTGTCCGCCCATCGCGCCGAGTGGGACCGCCTGGATGCCCTGCTCCGCCGCCAGCGCCGCCTCAACGGCGCCGAGGTCGACGAACTCGTCGCCCTCTACCAGCGCACGGCCACCCACCTCTCGCTGATCCAGTCCAGCGCCCCGGACCCCCAGCTCACCGGCCGTCTCAGCCAACTGGTGGCACGCGCGCGCAGTGCCGTGACAGGAAACCGACGCGCTTCCTGGCGAGATGTCACGCGCTTCCTGACCCACGGATTCCCGGCCGCCGTGTACCGCTCCCGCCACTGGTGGGTCCCCACAGCACTCCTCTCCACCCTCGTCGCCGTCCTCCTGGGGTGGTGGATCGGCATCCATCCGGAGGTCCAGGCCACCCTGGCGGCCCCCGACGAACTCCGCGAGATGACCCGTCCCGGGGGCCAGTACGAGACGTACTACTCCAGCCATCCCGCCGCCTCCTTCGCCGCCCAGGTGTGGACGAACAACGCACAGGCCGCCGCGATGTGCCTCGTCCTGGGCATCTTCCTGGGCCTGCCGGTCCTCTGGATCCTGCTGCTGAACATGCTCAACCTTGGCGTGGGCATCGGCCTGATGTCCTCGGCCGGCCGCCTCGACGTTTTCCTCGGCCTGATACTCCCGCACGGCCTCCTGGAACTGACCGCTGTCTTCGTGGCCGCCGGCACGGGCCTACGCCTCGGCTGGACCGTCATCGATCCCGGTCCCCGCACCCGCCGTTCGGCCCTGGCCGAGGAGGGGCGAGCCGCCCTGGGCATGGCGATAGGCCTGGCGCTGGTCCTCTTCGTCTCCGGCGCCATCGAAGGCTTCGTCACCCCCTCCGGCCTGCCCACCTGGGCCCGTATCAGCATCGGAGTCCTTGCCGAGCTGGCCTTCCTCGCCTACGTCTATGTCCTGGGAGGACGCGCCGTCCGGGCCGGCGACACGGGCGACGTCGAGGAGCACGAACGCAGTGCCGCGGTCCCTACGGCCGCCTGA